Proteins co-encoded in one Synergistes jonesii genomic window:
- a CDS encoding alanine racemase, producing MNRYPLLEIDRNVIRRNAGILLRECRKRGVEPFAVLKGFNAIPEIRDALLEAGYKTLASSRLPHLAAVKEAGLPVKTLGLRIPMLSEAADVVKLCDISLNSEIETMRALDRAAETADVVHNVILMRDLGDLREGIFDSREFIETAVYIERELKNLRLYGAGTNLTCYGSVIPTAENLSLLSADAMKIEEVIGRELEVVSGGGTTSIPLMMSGGMPKKINNLRIGEANVVPCDFIERGQCPIEGLSNRGLVLKAEIIEIGEKPTHPIGKLGTNCFGSYVHYEDRGVAAARCWP from the coding sequence ATGAATAGATATCCGCTGCTTGAGATAGACAGGAACGTTATCAGACGCAACGCAGGCATACTTCTTCGTGAATGCAGAAAGAGAGGCGTCGAGCCCTTCGCCGTGCTGAAAGGTTTCAACGCTATCCCCGAGATAAGGGACGCGCTGCTTGAAGCGGGGTATAAGACCCTCGCGAGCTCAAGGCTGCCGCATCTGGCCGCCGTGAAAGAAGCGGGACTTCCGGTAAAGACGCTTGGGCTGCGCATCCCGATGCTCTCCGAAGCGGCCGACGTCGTAAAGCTCTGCGATATCAGCCTCAACTCCGAAATTGAAACCATGCGCGCGCTCGACCGCGCGGCGGAGACTGCCGACGTCGTCCACAATGTGATCCTGATGAGGGATCTCGGCGACTTGCGGGAAGGGATTTTTGACAGCCGTGAATTTATCGAGACGGCGGTCTACATTGAGCGGGAACTCAAAAACCTGCGCCTTTACGGCGCGGGTACAAACCTCACCTGCTACGGCTCCGTCATTCCGACGGCAGAAAACCTCTCCCTGCTTTCCGCCGATGCAATGAAAATAGAAGAAGTCATCGGCAGGGAGCTTGAAGTTGTATCGGGCGGCGGCACCACCTCCATACCGCTCATGATGAGCGGCGGAATGCCTAAAAAGATAAACAACCTTCGCATAGGCGAGGCCAACGTCGTCCCCTGCGACTTCATCGAACGCGGGCAGTGTCCGATAGAAGGCCTTTCAAACAGAGGCCTCGTGCTTAAAGCGGAGATAATCGAGATAGGCGAAAAACCCACTCACCCGATAGGAAAGCTGGGGACAAACTGCTTCGGCTCATACGTCCATTATGAAGACCGCGGCGTCGCCGCCGCGCGCTGCTGGCCATAG